In the genome of Dermacentor andersoni chromosome 3, qqDerAnde1_hic_scaffold, whole genome shotgun sequence, one region contains:
- the LOC126541600 gene encoding uncharacterized protein yields the protein MNAVLCLFAALLGSALAGHVPTYGVPVGAGYPYVPAVTTTVHGTPVAAVQGAVHSVVPVTPTVHNVATPFGYRTTGVSYSHRVDAHPLKLRYVYGVAPYGVGYGYGLSPYGYGLSPYGYAPVLKK from the exons ATGAACGCC GTCCTGTGCCTGTTCGCCGCTCTGCTGGGCAGTGCCCTAGCCGGGCACGTCCCCACGTACGGCGTGCCGGTGGGCGCTGGATACCCCTACGTTCCTGCGGTCACGACGACGGTGCACGGTACCCCCGTAGCAGCCGTGCAAGGTGCTGTCCACAGTGTGGTGCCGGTCACTCCCACTGTCCACAACGTCGCCACCCCGTTCGGTTACCGCACCACCGGCGTCAGCTACAGCCACAGAGTCGACGCACACCCGTTGAAACTGCGCTACGTGTACGGAGTCGCGCCGTACGGCGTCGGCTACGGCTATGGCCTGAGCCCCTACGGCTATGGCCTGAGCCCCTACGGCTACGCTCCTGTCCTGAAGAAGTG A